GCGGAACGCGAGAAGGCGCGGGGACCTTCGGCCTTCCCGGCTCGCTCGGCGTGAGGTGAGACTGGAAGGACCGGGAGCGATGGCGCCGACGGTGTTCGGCGCCACCCGGCCGGAGTGGAAGGGCTTGACGTCATGAGCACACCGCAGCGGTCCGCCGATACGGGCCGGAAGGATCCTCCGACGAAGCCTCAGCTTCATTGGGCGTGGTGGTCGCTGCTGCTGTACCCGGTGGCGATCTTCCTGAGCGTCCGAACGCCGACCGCGGTGCTGGGCTGGGTGGGAAGCGCCGAGACGCCGGCGGCGCAGCTGCCGTGGTGGCAGGTGGCGCTCGCGTTCGCGGCGGCGATCATCGTGCTGCTGTCGCCGTTCGCCGTCACCGCGCTCTTCAGCAACCGGGCCAAGGCCGGCGGGGAGGCGCATCCGCGGCTGCCGCTGATCATCGCGGCCGTCCTGGTGGGCCTGTTCGTCGCGGGATTCATGGTCCCGCTGTTCCTCGGATTCGTCCTCGTCTGACCCGGTGACACACGGATGCCCCGGCAACGCGCGGGTTCTAGCGATCCCCGCAACACCCTGAGTTTCAGGGAGTTGCGGGGATCGTGTATTCGAGAGCGTTGAAGGCCGAGTTCTTTGAGGTGCTTCGCCGTGAGGGCGACAATGTCGCTGCGGCTGCGCGGCTGGTGGGCGTGAGTGTGAATACGGCCTACGGGTGGGTTCGGGCCGCCGGGGTTCGCGGTCGAGGGAACCCGTATCGGCATGGGCATCCCGGGCGGGCCGAGTATGAGCGGCTGCGGGCGGCTGGGGTCAGTCGTCGCGACGCTGCCTCGCAGGCGGGGGTCGATGAGCACACGGCTCATGACTGGGACTATGGGATCCGCAAGGTCAGCAACGCGCGCCTGTACCCGGACGGGCGCCGGGTGGACTACACCACGGGTATGACCACCTACGTTGACCAGGTGTCGCCACCGCCGGTGACGGCGCTGGAGGCGGAGCTGCATCCGCGGTTCCTGACGCTCGTCGATCGGGAGACGATCGCGGACCTGCACCGTCAGCACCTGTCGTTGCGAGAGATCGGCAGACGGTTGGGCCGGCCGGCATCGACGGTCAAACGGGAGCTCGACAACCACCGGTCCCGGGACGGCTCCTACCGCCCCTACGCGGCGCACCGCGCCTGGGCCCGGAGCCGCCCTCGCCCCAAGAACAGCAAGCTCACCGTTGACGGTCCGCTGCGCGCGTACGTGACCGACAAGCTCGGAGTGCACTGGTCGCCGGAGCAGATCTGCCACGCTCTGGTCAAGGAGTTCCCCGACGACGAGAGCATGCGCGTGAGCACCGAGACGATCTACCAGGCGATCTACGTCCAAGCCCGCGGCGGTCTGCGCCGCGAGATCGCCGACGCGTTGCGCACCGGACGCACCCGCCGCAAACCCCACCGGCACCCGGACCAGCGCACGCCGCGGTTCACCGACCCGATGGTGATGATCTCCGACCGCCCCGCCGAGGTCGAAGACCGCGCCGTTCCCGGACACTGGGAAGGAGACCTGATCGTCGGCACCGGATCGCAATCCGCGATCGTGACCCTCGTCGAACGCACCACGAGATACGTCCTGCTCGGCCACCTGCCCGCCGGGCACACCGCCGAACAAGTCCGCGACGTCCTCGTCCCGCTGATCGGCACCCTGCCCGCGCACCTGCGCGGGTCGCTGACCTGGGACCAAGGCAGCGAGATGGCCGCGCACAAGCAGTTCACGATCGCGACCGACGTCCCGGTCTACTTCTGCGACCCGCACTCGCCCTGGCAGCGCGGATCCAACGAGAACACCAACGGGCTGCTCCGCCAGTACTTCCCCAAGGGCACCGACCTGACCGTCTACGGACCCGAAGACCTCGAACACGTCGCCCAGGAACTCAACGGCCGACCACGCAAGACGCTCGGCTGGGATACCCCAGCCGAGCGTCTGCGTGATCTACTGACAACCACATAAGCCATCAGGTGTTGCGAGGACCCCTAGAAACCGCCACGAGGCCGGGGCATCCGTCGTTCAGGCGATGCGTGTCAGGCGCGCGCGGCCTCGGCCACCTTGCGGGCGGCGGCCAGAGCCTGCTCGAGGTCGGCCTTGAGGTCGTCGATGTTCTCGATGCCGACCGACAGGCGCACCAGGCCGGGCGTCACGCCGGTGGTGAGCTGCTGTTCGGGGGTCAGCTGCGAGTGGGTCGTCGAGGCGGGGTGGATGACGAGCGAGCGCACGTCGCCGATGTTGGCGAGATGGCTGAAGAGGGTCAGCGAGTTGACGAACTCGCGGCCCGCCTCGACACCGCCCTTGAGCTCGAACGACAGCACGGCGCCGACGCCCTTCGGGGCGTACCTGTTGGCCGCCGCGTACCAGGGCGACGTGGGAAGGCCCGAGTAGTTGACCGACGCGACGTCATCCTGGTTCTCGAGCCACTCCGCGATCTCCTGCGCGTTCTGCACGTGGCGCTCGATGCGCAGCGACAGCGTCTCGATGCCCTGGATCAGGAGCCACGCGCTGTTGGGCGAGATGGCCGAGCCGAGGTCGCGCAGCAGCTGCACGCGGGCCTTGATGATGTACGCCAGGCCGTCGCCGACCGCGGTCGTGTACGACGCGCCGTGGTACGAGGGGTCGGGCTCGGTGAGGCCGGGGAACTTGTCGACGTTCTTGGACCACTCGAACTTCCCGCCGTCGACGATGACGCCGCCGATGGTGGTGCCGTGGCCGCCGAGGAACTTCGTGGCCGAGTGGATCACGATGTCGGCGCCGTGCTCGAACGGCTTGATGAGGTACGGCGTCGCGATCGTGTTGTCGACGATCAGCGGCACGCGCGCCTCGTGGGCGACGTCGGCGACGCTGCGGATGTCGAGCACGTTGATCTTCGGGTTGCCGATCGTCTCGGCGAAGAAGAGCTTCGTGTTCGGGCGGACGGCGGCGCGCCACTCCTCGGGGTCGTCCTGGTTCTCGACGAAGGTCGTTTCGATGCCGAGCTTGGCGAGGGTGTACTTGAAGAGGTTGTACGTGCCGCCGTAGATCGAGCTCGACGAGACGATGTGGTCGCCCGCCTCGGCGATGTTCAGCACCGCGAACGTCTCGGCCGCCTGGCCGCTGGAGACCAGGAGGGCGCCGGTGCCCCCCTCGAGCGCGGCGACGCGCTGCTCCACGACGTCCTGCGTCGGGTTCTGGATGCGGGTGTAGATGTTGCCGAACTCCGCCAGCGCGAACAGGTTCGCGGCGTGGTCGGTGTTGTCGAACACGTACGACGTGGTCTGGTAGATGGGCGTGGCGCGAGCCTTCGTCACCGGGTCGGGCTGAGCGCCCGAGTGGATCTGCTTGGTCTCGAAACGCCAGTTCTCGAGTTCGGACATGGCTGCTCCTGCGGGTCTGGATGCCGGGGCAGACGCCACCGGCCGAATCCGACAGTACGGATGCCGGTGGCGTCGCTCAACGGTGGGGAAATGTGACGTAACCTGCGACTCGTCGCACCGGCCGCTGGGGACCGCCACGGCAGGCCCAGGGCGGTTCATCGCGTGCTCACGGCGGCGGTAGCGTGGGGAGCATGACGACGAGACGTGCTGTGGTGACGGGTGCCAGTTCCGGGATCGGCGAAGCGGCTGCGCGCGCCCTGCGTGCCAGCGGGTGGGACGTCGTTGCGGTCGCGCGTCGCGCCGAGCGGCTGGCGCAGCTCGAGTCCGAGACCGGCGCCGTGGCGTTCGCCGCGGACCTCACCGTCGAGGCCGACGTGGACGCCCTCACCCTGTGGCTGGCCGAGTCGGGCCCGGTGCACGCGCTCGTGCACGTCGCCGGCGGCGCGCGGGGCACCGACCGCGTCGAAGACGGCAGCCCCGACGACTGGCAGTGGATGTTCGACGTCAACGTGCTCTCGACCCAGCGGCTCGTTGCCGCACTCCTGCCGCAGCTGCGGCAGGCGGCGGCAGCCGACGGCCACGCCGACACGCTCTTCCTGACCTCGACGGCCGCGCGCACGCCCTATCAGGGCGGCGCCGGGTACAACGCCGCCAAGGCGGCCGAGTCGATGATCCCCCAGGTGCTGCGCCTGGAGCTCAACGGCGAGCCGATCCGCGTCACCGAGATCGCCCCCGGCATGGTGCACACCGAGGAGTTCACGCTGAACCGCCTGGGCGGCAACGCGGATGCCGCCGCGAAGGTCTACGACGGCGTCGAGGCCCCGCTGGTCGCCGACGACGTCGCCGACGTCATCGCCTACGCGCTGAACGC
This region of Microbacterium thalassium genomic DNA includes:
- a CDS encoding SDR family oxidoreductase, whose product is MTTRRAVVTGASSGIGEAAARALRASGWDVVAVARRAERLAQLESETGAVAFAADLTVEADVDALTLWLAESGPVHALVHVAGGARGTDRVEDGSPDDWQWMFDVNVLSTQRLVAALLPQLRQAAAADGHADTLFLTSTAARTPYQGGAGYNAAKAAESMIPQVLRLELNGEPIRVTEIAPGMVHTEEFTLNRLGGNADAAAKVYDGVEAPLVADDVADVIAYALNAPGHVNLDLITVRPVAQSAQHLLARGPLRVREDPR
- a CDS encoding bifunctional o-acetylhomoserine/o-acetylserine sulfhydrylase, yielding MSELENWRFETKQIHSGAQPDPVTKARATPIYQTTSYVFDNTDHAANLFALAEFGNIYTRIQNPTQDVVEQRVAALEGGTGALLVSSGQAAETFAVLNIAEAGDHIVSSSSIYGGTYNLFKYTLAKLGIETTFVENQDDPEEWRAAVRPNTKLFFAETIGNPKINVLDIRSVADVAHEARVPLIVDNTIATPYLIKPFEHGADIVIHSATKFLGGHGTTIGGVIVDGGKFEWSKNVDKFPGLTEPDPSYHGASYTTAVGDGLAYIIKARVQLLRDLGSAISPNSAWLLIQGIETLSLRIERHVQNAQEIAEWLENQDDVASVNYSGLPTSPWYAAANRYAPKGVGAVLSFELKGGVEAGREFVNSLTLFSHLANIGDVRSLVIHPASTTHSQLTPEQQLTTGVTPGLVRLSVGIENIDDLKADLEQALAAARKVAEAARA
- a CDS encoding IS30 family transposase gives rise to the protein MRAAGVSRRDAASQAGVDEHTAHDWDYGIRKVSNARLYPDGRRVDYTTGMTTYVDQVSPPPVTALEAELHPRFLTLVDRETIADLHRQHLSLREIGRRLGRPASTVKRELDNHRSRDGSYRPYAAHRAWARSRPRPKNSKLTVDGPLRAYVTDKLGVHWSPEQICHALVKEFPDDESMRVSTETIYQAIYVQARGGLRREIADALRTGRTRRKPHRHPDQRTPRFTDPMVMISDRPAEVEDRAVPGHWEGDLIVGTGSQSAIVTLVERTTRYVLLGHLPAGHTAEQVRDVLVPLIGTLPAHLRGSLTWDQGSEMAAHKQFTIATDVPVYFCDPHSPWQRGSNENTNGLLRQYFPKGTDLTVYGPEDLEHVAQELNGRPRKTLGWDTPAERLRDLLTTT